In a genomic window of Mustela nigripes isolate SB6536 chromosome 8, MUSNIG.SB6536, whole genome shotgun sequence:
- the LOC132023011 gene encoding uncharacterized protein LOC132023011, whose protein sequence is MRHLKEKKDAVCVWTALTWRLLLPPNGLWEGCKALVLRLSLAVPSSKKRCLAEAPTTPATPRLAFPLPPATAAPPLSAVFSSLFLCPVDFHFPGPFDKLHPAAAFELSPRSLPPAPHPPPPTHGDSRGGALLRVEPPPRPDHLRPRARISHQQGSENATPCRPQAARAPGGGGRLLPPAFQGGWLTGGLSPGSTGTPAPSKKDAPAPKRLRSLDARPALPSTLIAGAVSGLRELV, encoded by the coding sequence ATGAGGCATTTGAAGGAGAAGAAGGATGCTGTGTGCGTTTGGACAGCACTTACCTGGCGTCTGCTCCTCCCTCCGAACGGGCTGTGGGAAGGATGCAAGGCGTTGGTTCTAAGACTCAGCCTTGCTGTCCCCTCCTCCAAGAAAAGATGCCTGGCAGAAGCGCCCACGACACCTGCCACTCCGAGACTTGCCTTTCCCTTGCCCCCGGCGactgctgcccctcccctctctgccgttttctcttcccttttcctatgCCCGGTGGACTTTCACTTCCCGGGCCCTTTTGACAAGCTGCACCCAGCTGCTGCCTTTGAACTGTCGCCAcgctccctgccccccgccccccaccccccgccgcccaCGCACGGAGACTCCCGCGGGGGAGCGCTGCTGCGGGTGGAGCCTCCTCCCCGGCCGGACCACCTGCGCCCCCGCGCGCGCATCTCTCATCAGCAGGGAAGTGAGAACGCGACACCCTGCCGGCCGCAGGCAGCCCGGGCCCCTGGTGGTGGTGGCCGTTTGCTCCCGCCCGCTTTTCAGGGCGGCTGGCTCACGGGTGGGCTCTCACCTGGTTCGACAGGAACACCAGCCCCGTCTAAGAAAGACGCTCCGGCTCCGAAGCGCCTCCGCAGCCTGGACGCCCGGCCCGCCCTTCCCAGCACACTGATCGCTGGCGCCGTGAGCGGGCTGCGGGAGTTGGTCTGA